The DNA sequence TTTTACTGCATATTTCTCTAACAAGTTTCATGCACCCATCGAAATCCGTATCTAACGATAAAGTGAGAGCTCCATTTGCGATAGGCTGAATAAGTTGTGCATGAGACACCTTATTCTTTGGCAAAAATACAATAGCAAGAATGCCGGCTGCAGCACAATATGAAGCTAATGCGGCAGAAGTATCTCCGGTAGAAGCACAAGCGACAGCCGGGATGCTTTTCCCTTCAGAAATCATTTGCTTAACCATAGATACCAGTACGGTCATCCCTAAGTCTTTAAAAGAACCCGTATGGGCATTCCCACACTGTTTAATCCAAAGATCTTCAACACCAAGTTCCTTTCCGAGTCGCTCTGCCCAAAAAAGATTACTACCTCCTTCATAAAGAGAAACAATATTCTCATTATCAACATTTGGACAAACAAACTCCTTTTTGCCCCAAACAGAACTTCCGTAAGGCCACTTGGTTCTCCTGTAGCGCTCATCAAATAACTTTTTCCAATGCTCCGGGGAATGCCTGCGAAGTTTACTTAAATCATGTTTTACCTCCAGCAAATCACCGCACTTCCTGCACTGGTAAATGATCTCGTTCAGCTCATACTTTTCATCGCAACCCGAAATGCATTGAAACCATGCGTGATATGGCATGAACTATTTCTCCTCTCCAAACATTATAAAAATTTTACAATTCACTCATAGCTCTCTTTGGAATAGTTTTTCCAAATAATTCAATACAAACATCTCTTAAGTATCGAATATTGTTCTAAATAAATTAAAATTTTAACTACTGATATTTATCACAAACAATAAATTAATTATAGGCAGAGAAACGTATAATTACAAGTATAATATGTGGTGTATATACAGAAGTTATTTTAATTTTGACAAAGGCATCGTAGTTTTGATAAGATTCCGAATACCGTGTATTTACAAAAATTTTTTTCAAGAATATTTTCATATTTTGATAAGATTGATAGGCAATCCATCCGGCAGGGATTCAAGCATGCCTTCAGCGTTGGTACGTCTTGTGAAAATACAACATTAAGCGAAAAAGAACAAGTTCTTATTTCAAAATTAGTTACTATCGTCGAAAAAAGGAAACTTATAGTTCCAGCCTCGCTCTTTCTTGAAAGTGTACAGCCGCTAAATTATATTGGAAGCCAGATGATGGTATTCTTCAGGCCATTTTTAACTTTTTTCTTTACCCCTACAGAATATGATTTGCTTCAGGGCATCCTTGAAAAAAGGGATGGCATTAAAAGAATCATTGAGGAGCTAGAAAAAAGGGGAAATATCATTGCAGAGATACCAAGAGAAAACAAGAAGCAATAAAAAACAAATATATCTTCTATACTATTTAAGACTTTGTGTTTTTCACATTCTTCTTGCGATGAATTATTATAAGAGAGGATAATGATTTGTGAATGTAATCATCGCTACAGATTGTGGTAGCACCACGACAAAAGCCATTTTAATTGAAAAGAAGGACGGGGTATACCGGCAAACTTTCCGTGGGGAGTCACCTACTACAGTAGAGGCGCCTTTTGAAGATGTAACCAGAGGTGTCTTAAATGCCTTTGCAGAATTAGAAGAACTCTCTGGTCGAAAAATACTTGATGGAGAAAAGATTATCACACCAGCACAAGGAAATGTTGGAGTAGATATTTACGTCTCTACCAGTAGTGCTGGTGGTGGATTGCAAATGATGGTCGCTGGAGCCGTAAAGACAATGACCGCTCAAAGTGCCCAACGTGCAGCACTAGGAGCGGGTGCAATTGTAATGGATGTTATTGCTTCTAACGATCAGCGCCTTCCCCACGAGAAGATTGATCGCATTCGGCACTTAAGACCCGATATGATTCTTCTCTCCGGTGGCACGGATGGCGGTACAGTTACTCATGTAGTAGAGCTAGCAGAATATATATCTGCAGCTAACCCCAAGCCCCGGCTTGGTATGGCTTTTCAACTACCTGTTATTTATGCAGGCAACAAAGATGCACGAGAAAAAATTAAAGAAATTTTAGATAAAAAAACTTCTCTCCATATTACAGAAAATATCCGGCCTACACTTGAGCGAGAAAATCTTTTTCCCGCACGGCAAGAGATCCAGAATCTTTTTCTCGAACATGTCATGGCTCAGGCCCCTGGCTACAAAAAGCTTATATCATGGACCGGAGCGCCAATCATGCCAACACCCGGTGCGGTTGGCCTTATTATGCAAACTATTGCCAGAAAAAATAACATTAATGTAATTGGGGTAGATATCGGCGGTGCTACCACGGATGTCTTTTCCGTGTATGGCGAAATCTTTAATCGAACCGTGAGTGCTAACCTCGGGATGAGTTATAGTATTTCTAATGTACTAGCTGAAACCGGGCTTGAGAATATCCTCCGTTGGGTGCCATTCGATATGGAAGAATCGGACCTTCGAAATAGGATTAAAAATAAGATGATCCGCCCCACGACGATACCCCAAACCCTGGAAGAGCTCAAGATTGAGCAGGCTATAGCACGTGAAGCGCTAAGGGTATCTTTTGAACAACATAAATCCCTGGCAGTAGGACTCAAGGGTGTACAAAAGGAACGTGATATCTCAGAGGCATTTAAACAAGAAGCTACCGGTGAAACAATCATAGACATGTTAAAGCTAGATCTCCTAGTGGGTAGTGGTGGGGTACTCTCACACGCCCCGCGACGGTCACAAGCTATGCTTATGATGATTGATGCATTCCAGCCCGAAGGGATCACAAGGATTGCCGTTGATAGCATTTTCATGATGCCTCATCTCGGTGTCCTTTCCACGGTAAATGAGCAGGCTGCCACAGAGGTTTTTGAGAAAGACTGTCTGATTCATCTGGGAACGTGCATTTCTCTCGTT is a window from the Candidatus Jettenia sp. genome containing:
- a CDS encoding glutamate mutase L, coding for MNVIIATDCGSTTTKAILIEKKDGVYRQTFRGESPTTVEAPFEDVTRGVLNAFAELEELSGRKILDGEKIITPAQGNVGVDIYVSTSSAGGGLQMMVAGAVKTMTAQSAQRAALGAGAIVMDVIASNDQRLPHEKIDRIRHLRPDMILLSGGTDGGTVTHVVELAEYISAANPKPRLGMAFQLPVIYAGNKDAREKIKEILDKKTSLHITENIRPTLERENLFPARQEIQNLFLEHVMAQAPGYKKLISWTGAPIMPTPGAVGLIMQTIARKNNINVIGVDIGGATTDVFSVYGEIFNRTVSANLGMSYSISNVLAETGLENILRWVPFDMEESDLRNRIKNKMIRPTTIPQTLEELKIEQAIAREALRVSFEQHKSLAVGLKGVQKERDISEAFKQEATGETIIDMLKLDLLVGSGGVLSHAPRRSQAMLMMIDAFQPEGITRIAVDSIFMMPHLGVLSTVNEQAATEVFEKDCLIHLGTCISLVKGSIGKHGEKCISYTIIMSDGKRIEESLPYGELRVIPLGIDETAEIEILSGKNFDIGAGKGKPITKKIFGGVVGIVIDTRGKPITLAKDKASRVKQLQQWTKAIDAYPE